A genomic stretch from Schaalia odontolytica includes:
- the guaB gene encoding IMP dehydrogenase: protein MGELATHDPFGLTGLTYDDVLLLPELTDVVPSSVDTSSRLTKNISLRIPLLSAAMDTVTEARMAIAMARQGGIGILHRNLSIEEQAAQVRQVKRSESGMVEDPVTVGPDATIDELDSLCGHYRVSGLPVVTEDGTLLGIITNRDLRFVPQDEWSTLRVRDCMTPRDQLVVGQVGISREHAKHLLAEHRVEKLPIVDDNDHLTGLITVKDFVKTEQYPNATKDSRGRLVVGAAVGYWGDTWERATALAEAGVDVLVVDTANGGAQLALDMIRRIKADPTFAGIDIIGGNVATTEGAQALIDAGVDAVKVGVGPGSICTTRVVAGVGVPQITAIHLAAKACGPAGVPLIADGGLQYSGDIGKALVAGADTVMLGSLLAGCEESPGEVVFTNGKQFKRYRGMGSLGAMSSRGRKSYSKDRYFQADVTSDDKIVPEGIEGQVPYTGSLAQVIYQLVGGLHQTMFYLGASTISQVKANGRFVRITSAGLRESHPHDVQMTTEAPNYHSSSAR, encoded by the coding sequence CATCCCGCTCCTGTCCGCCGCGATGGACACCGTCACCGAGGCGCGCATGGCCATCGCCATGGCCCGCCAGGGCGGCATCGGCATCCTCCACCGCAACCTTTCGATCGAGGAACAGGCCGCGCAGGTCCGCCAGGTCAAACGCAGCGAATCCGGCATGGTCGAGGACCCGGTGACCGTCGGCCCCGACGCGACCATCGACGAACTCGACAGCCTCTGCGGACACTACCGCGTCTCCGGCCTGCCCGTCGTGACCGAGGACGGCACCCTCCTGGGCATCATCACGAACCGCGACCTGCGCTTCGTCCCCCAGGACGAGTGGTCCACCCTGCGCGTGCGCGATTGCATGACCCCGCGCGACCAGCTGGTCGTCGGCCAGGTCGGCATCTCCCGCGAGCACGCCAAGCACCTGCTGGCTGAGCACCGTGTCGAGAAGCTGCCCATCGTCGACGACAACGACCACCTGACCGGTCTCATCACGGTCAAGGACTTCGTCAAGACCGAGCAGTACCCCAACGCCACCAAGGACTCGCGCGGACGCCTCGTCGTGGGTGCGGCCGTCGGCTACTGGGGCGACACGTGGGAGCGCGCCACCGCACTGGCCGAGGCCGGCGTGGATGTTCTCGTCGTCGACACGGCCAACGGCGGTGCCCAGCTTGCTCTCGACATGATTCGCCGCATCAAGGCCGATCCGACCTTCGCCGGCATTGACATCATCGGCGGTAACGTCGCCACCACCGAGGGCGCCCAGGCGCTCATCGACGCGGGCGTCGACGCCGTCAAGGTCGGCGTGGGCCCCGGCTCGATCTGCACGACCCGCGTCGTTGCAGGCGTGGGTGTCCCCCAGATCACCGCGATCCACCTTGCCGCCAAGGCCTGCGGCCCCGCCGGAGTCCCGCTCATCGCGGACGGTGGCCTGCAGTACTCCGGCGACATCGGCAAGGCCCTCGTGGCCGGGGCTGACACCGTCATGCTTGGCTCCCTGCTGGCTGGCTGTGAGGAGTCCCCGGGCGAGGTCGTCTTCACCAACGGCAAGCAGTTCAAGCGCTACCGCGGCATGGGTTCGCTCGGTGCGATGAGCTCGCGCGGCCGCAAGTCCTACTCCAAGGACCGTTACTTCCAGGCCGACGTCACCTCCGACGACAAGATCGTCCCCGAGGGCATCGAGGGTCAGGTGCCTTACACCGGCTCCCTCGCCCAGGTCATCTACCAGCTCGTCGGCGGTCTGCACCAGACCATGTTCTACCTGGGTGCCTCCACGATCTCCCAGGTCAAGGCGAATGGCCGCTTCGTACGCATCACCAGCGCCGGCCTGCGCGAGTCGCACCCGCACGACGTGCAGATGACGACGGAAGCGCCGAACTATCACTCATCCTCGGCGAGGTAA
- a CDS encoding transaldolase family protein — MLILIDHANVDSIAKTLEYLPIDGVTTNPTILYREGKEPLDVLHSIKRLLPDGAQLHVQIVSQRADDMVAEARALRGEIGGNLFIKLPVTREGFAAIPRIVREGMQVTATGIHSSMQGFMAAKAGARYVAPYVNRMDNYGIDGVRVASEIHRTLRSYEMKADVLAASFKNSEQVLELVRQGVGAITAAPDVLAALIKNPATDAAIADQNRDFGFLVGERRTWLDLIKEK, encoded by the coding sequence ATGCTCATCCTCATTGATCACGCGAACGTCGATTCCATCGCAAAGACCTTGGAATACCTCCCCATCGACGGTGTGACTACGAACCCGACGATCCTTTACCGAGAGGGCAAGGAACCCCTCGACGTCCTGCATTCCATCAAGCGGCTTCTGCCTGACGGCGCTCAGCTGCACGTCCAGATTGTCTCCCAGCGCGCCGACGACATGGTCGCTGAGGCCCGCGCTCTGCGCGGCGAGATCGGCGGCAACCTGTTCATCAAGCTTCCCGTCACGCGCGAGGGCTTCGCGGCCATCCCGCGCATCGTGCGTGAAGGCATGCAGGTGACCGCGACGGGTATCCACTCCTCCATGCAGGGTTTCATGGCCGCCAAGGCGGGCGCTCGCTACGTCGCCCCCTACGTCAACCGCATGGACAACTACGGCATCGACGGCGTGCGCGTCGCCTCCGAAATCCATCGCACTCTGCGTTCCTATGAGATGAAGGCCGATGTCCTGGCTGCGTCCTTCAAGAACTCCGAGCAGGTTCTTGAGCTGGTCCGCCAGGGCGTGGGTGCCATTACCGCCGCCCCCGACGTCCTGGCTGCGCTCATCAAGAACCCTGCGACCGACGCCGCGATTGCGGACCAGAACCGCGACTTTGGTTTCCTTGTGGGCGAGCGCCGCACGTGGCTGGATCTCATCAAGGAAAAGTGA
- a CDS encoding exonuclease domain-containing protein: MSWIDDPWMGFDTETTGVRALKDRLVTAALVLRIDGASYRSGVSAPDQVATWLTDPGIEIPEQATAVHGITTEQARRDGRPIEEVLHELAGSIVEHWLRGYPVVAFNATYDITLVNQELRRHRLGSFEERLEGAPMLVVDPLVLDRKLDRFRKGKKTLTEMAPVYGAAASPDAHTAEVDVAMTLDVLAGMVDKYPQLASMSALELTDYQRQAHQDWAEDFEKYLRKQGKDANIDREWPQITPRGRGDDQE, translated from the coding sequence ATGAGCTGGATCGACGACCCGTGGATGGGTTTTGACACCGAGACGACGGGCGTGCGCGCGCTCAAGGACCGCCTCGTCACGGCCGCACTGGTGCTGCGCATCGACGGCGCATCCTACCGCTCGGGCGTCAGCGCCCCCGACCAGGTGGCTACCTGGCTGACCGATCCGGGCATCGAGATCCCCGAGCAGGCCACGGCCGTCCACGGCATCACGACCGAGCAGGCTCGCCGCGACGGTCGCCCCATCGAGGAGGTCCTCCACGAGCTGGCCGGTTCCATCGTCGAGCACTGGCTGCGCGGCTACCCGGTCGTCGCCTTCAACGCGACCTACGACATCACGCTCGTCAACCAGGAGCTGCGCCGCCACCGCCTGGGCTCCTTCGAGGAGCGCCTGGAGGGTGCTCCCATGCTGGTCGTCGACCCACTCGTCCTGGACCGCAAGCTCGACCGGTTCCGCAAGGGAAAGAAGACACTGACGGAGATGGCCCCCGTCTACGGGGCGGCGGCCTCCCCCGACGCCCACACGGCCGAGGTTGACGTGGCTATGACGCTCGACGTGCTCGCCGGCATGGTGGACAAGTACCCGCAGCTGGCGTCCATGAGCGCCTTGGAGCTCACGGACTATCAGCGCCAGGCTCACCAGGATTGGGCCGAGGACTTCGAGAAGTACCTGCGCAAGCAGGGCAAGGACGCGAACATCGACCGCGAATGGCCACAGATCACGCCGCGGGGCCGCGGCGACGATCAGGAGTAG
- a CDS encoding GuaB3 family IMP dehydrogenase-related protein, producing MSDEVEIGRGKRARRAYTLDDIALVPSRRTRDPEDVNVGWQIDAYHVDIPLMAAPMDSVMSPETAIAFGRLGGIGVLDLDGLWTRYEDPTPILDGIAHLGEEESIATLQRVYSEPIKPSLITARLKQLSEAGVVVAGKLSPQRVQQYWRAVVDAGVDLFIIRGSTVSAEHVSSRREPLNLKRFIYELDVPVIVGGVCTDTAALHLMRTGAAGVLVGFGGGAAHSTRQSLGVHAPMATAIADVAAARRDYMDESGGRYVHVIADGGIGRSGDLSRAIACGADAVMLGAAIARAEEAPGRGWHWGSEATHPDMPRGQRVHVGTTGTLEQILYGPSTRADGSLNFVGALKRTMASTGYSEVKDLQRAQVVVSPYSAS from the coding sequence ATGAGCGACGAAGTGGAAATCGGCCGTGGCAAGCGCGCGCGGCGCGCCTACACGCTGGACGATATCGCCCTCGTGCCCTCGCGGCGCACTCGCGATCCCGAGGACGTCAACGTCGGCTGGCAGATTGACGCCTACCACGTCGACATTCCCCTGATGGCGGCCCCGATGGACTCGGTGATGAGCCCGGAGACTGCGATCGCCTTCGGCCGCCTCGGTGGCATCGGCGTACTCGACCTGGATGGGCTGTGGACCCGCTACGAGGATCCCACCCCGATCCTCGACGGTATCGCTCACCTGGGCGAGGAGGAGTCGATCGCGACCCTCCAGCGCGTCTACTCCGAGCCGATCAAGCCCTCGCTGATCACCGCGCGCCTCAAGCAGCTGAGCGAGGCCGGCGTGGTCGTCGCAGGCAAGCTTTCTCCCCAGCGCGTACAGCAATACTGGCGGGCGGTCGTGGACGCGGGCGTTGACCTGTTCATCATCCGCGGTTCGACGGTGTCCGCCGAGCACGTGTCGTCGCGCCGCGAGCCCCTCAACCTCAAGCGCTTCATCTACGAGCTGGACGTTCCCGTCATCGTGGGTGGCGTCTGTACGGACACGGCGGCCCTGCACCTGATGCGCACGGGCGCGGCTGGTGTCCTCGTCGGTTTCGGTGGGGGAGCGGCCCATTCGACGCGCCAGTCCCTGGGCGTGCACGCGCCGATGGCGACAGCGATCGCCGATGTTGCCGCTGCTCGTCGCGACTACATGGACGAGTCCGGTGGTCGGTACGTGCACGTCATCGCTGACGGCGGGATCGGTCGCAGCGGTGACCTGTCGCGCGCGATCGCGTGCGGCGCGGACGCCGTCATGCTGGGTGCGGCCATCGCCCGCGCGGAGGAGGCTCCGGGGCGAGGGTGGCACTGGGGCTCGGAGGCGACCCACCCGGACATGCCTCGCGGCCAGCGTGTCCACGTCGGTACGACGGGCACGCTCGAGCAGATCCTCTACGGCCCTTCGACGCGCGCGGACGGCTCCCTGAACTTCGTGGGAGCGCTCAAGCGAACCATGGCCTCGACGGGGTACTCGGAGGTCAAGGACCTGCAGCGCGCTCAGGTGGTCGTCTCCCCGTACTCGGCGTCCTGA
- a CDS encoding ExeM/NucH family extracellular endonuclease, translating to MRYGTRTLAVFGALALSAAGLVPASWAVDAHRSDSAQSGQVTQSGGPGVSQADAAQPQSAAAQPVQPTQPAETSLPEGSAQSAEPSAGLVDTEIPDIQAVGGGDDSAMVGATVTTVGVVTAAYPANESGLGATIDGYTIQTPGSGGTWEPGRSRSDGLFVYAGKKGQIPAPGTCVRVTGVVGEFPATTAKENPSSLTQLAATVVNTVEGCAAPTPTPLTQVPSPSEAEAYESMLLAPQGTWTITDNYWAHQYGSLTLTPGHTPLRSATDVVAPGQAARDYEAANAARAITLDDGTNTNLLKGNATEVAYAYLANGAPARVGYHVAFDAPVVLETRHGTTVFQPTAMVAAHPDHSPVTITGNRPGVPTVGGDTRVATFNVLNYFSDLGVDEAGCAGYPDRTGAFVTAKKCKVRGAFSREAFANQEAKIVSAINALGADVVALEEIENPVAVGVGTDRDATLARLVEALNKAAGDGTWAYVPSPPSVPQGEDVIRIAFIYKPATIAPVGPSLIHDDPAFTGLARQPLAQEFARVSGQRAAPATFIVVGNHFKSKGSVPEGAPPGNVDNGDGQGNANAIRVAQATSLASFAARFADKPTLLVGDFNSYSQEDPIKALEASGWARVSGAGESSYVYAGRSGSLDHVFSNAAAKPLLVGVTSWAINAQESIAFEYSRAGMNAHLTIEADNPYRSSDHNPEIIGLTLLRGDDTAPSPTGPETPAPSETPSPAPRPGTAQMDPVFSHGAPARARRPQRGLARTGSDTDRAIGLGIILAAAGGGLIVLSRRTRRRG from the coding sequence ATGAGGTACGGGACACGAACACTAGCTGTGTTCGGCGCGCTTGCGCTGTCCGCGGCGGGGCTTGTACCCGCGTCGTGGGCGGTCGATGCGCACCGGTCGGATTCTGCGCAGTCCGGTCAGGTAACGCAGTCGGGAGGGCCGGGAGTGTCGCAGGCTGATGCGGCGCAACCCCAGTCGGCCGCTGCGCAGCCCGTTCAACCGACGCAGCCGGCGGAGACTTCCCTCCCCGAGGGATCCGCGCAGTCCGCAGAGCCCAGCGCAGGCCTCGTCGATACTGAGATCCCCGACATTCAGGCCGTAGGCGGCGGGGACGATTCCGCGATGGTGGGGGCCACCGTGACGACGGTCGGCGTCGTGACCGCCGCATACCCCGCCAACGAGTCGGGGCTGGGCGCGACGATTGACGGATACACGATCCAGACCCCCGGCTCGGGCGGAACGTGGGAGCCGGGACGCTCCCGCTCCGACGGGCTCTTCGTGTACGCCGGAAAGAAAGGCCAGATCCCTGCCCCGGGCACGTGTGTGCGCGTGACCGGAGTGGTCGGCGAATTCCCCGCGACGACCGCGAAGGAGAACCCGTCGAGCCTCACGCAGCTGGCCGCGACCGTCGTGAATACGGTGGAAGGCTGTGCGGCACCGACCCCCACCCCGCTCACCCAGGTGCCCTCGCCGAGCGAGGCCGAGGCTTACGAATCCATGCTGCTCGCGCCCCAGGGCACGTGGACCATTACCGACAACTACTGGGCACATCAGTATGGAAGCCTGACCCTGACCCCCGGGCATACCCCGCTACGCTCTGCCACCGACGTGGTGGCACCCGGCCAGGCCGCGCGCGACTACGAGGCGGCCAACGCCGCTCGAGCAATCACACTGGACGACGGCACCAACACCAACCTGCTCAAGGGAAATGCGACCGAGGTCGCATACGCCTACCTGGCGAACGGGGCACCGGCCCGCGTCGGCTACCACGTCGCCTTCGACGCTCCCGTCGTTCTCGAAACCCGACACGGGACCACCGTCTTCCAGCCGACCGCGATGGTCGCCGCACACCCCGATCACAGCCCCGTGACGATCACGGGGAACAGGCCGGGTGTCCCCACGGTCGGTGGGGACACCCGCGTGGCTACGTTCAACGTTCTCAACTACTTCTCAGACCTGGGCGTTGATGAGGCCGGATGCGCGGGATACCCCGACCGAACGGGCGCCTTCGTGACGGCTAAGAAGTGCAAGGTGCGCGGCGCATTCTCGCGCGAGGCCTTCGCCAACCAGGAGGCCAAGATCGTCAGCGCGATCAACGCTCTGGGTGCCGATGTGGTCGCCCTCGAGGAGATCGAAAACCCCGTCGCGGTGGGCGTGGGAACGGACCGAGACGCCACCCTCGCGCGCCTCGTCGAGGCCCTCAACAAGGCAGCGGGCGACGGAACGTGGGCGTACGTGCCCTCGCCGCCTTCCGTCCCCCAGGGCGAAGATGTCATCCGTATCGCGTTCATCTACAAGCCCGCGACCATCGCCCCCGTCGGCCCCTCGCTCATCCACGACGACCCGGCATTCACGGGACTGGCGCGACAGCCCCTGGCCCAGGAGTTCGCGCGCGTCAGCGGGCAGAGAGCCGCCCCCGCCACCTTCATCGTCGTCGGCAACCACTTCAAGTCCAAGGGGTCCGTGCCCGAGGGCGCGCCTCCCGGCAACGTCGACAACGGGGATGGGCAGGGCAATGCGAACGCGATCCGCGTCGCCCAGGCCACGTCGCTCGCCTCCTTCGCCGCCCGCTTCGCGGACAAACCGACCCTCCTCGTCGGCGACTTCAACTCCTACTCGCAGGAGGACCCAATCAAGGCCCTCGAGGCCTCGGGCTGGGCGCGCGTGTCTGGAGCGGGCGAGAGCTCCTACGTCTACGCCGGGCGCTCCGGCTCCCTCGACCACGTCTTCTCGAATGCGGCAGCGAAGCCCCTCCTCGTCGGAGTCACCAGCTGGGCCATAAACGCCCAAGAATCCATCGCCTTCGAATACTCGAGGGCAGGGATGAACGCCCACCTGACCATCGAGGCTGACAACCCCTACCGCTCCTCGGACCACAACCCCGAGATCATCGGCCTTACGCTCCTTCGCGGCGATGACACCGCGCCTTCGCCCACCGGGCCTGAGACCCCTGCCCCCTCCGAAACCCCCTCACCCGCACCCCGGCCCGGCACCGCCCAGATGGACCCGGTCTTCTCCCACGGGGCACCCGCGCGTGCGAGGCGTCCCCAGCGCGGCCTTGCGCGCACCGGCTCGGACACCGACCGGGCGATCGGCCTCGGAATCATCCTCGCCG